The Narcine bancroftii isolate sNarBan1 chromosome 8, sNarBan1.hap1, whole genome shotgun sequence region gactttgttTAGTTATCTGATCATCCCGTCCTTCCCTTGGACTATCTTCCATGCTACTTACACCTCCTATACTATCAGGTAAGTAAGATtcctcttaccaggatccagtagctattcctatcgtgcttccttaacgtcctcccatcatttgttctcaatgcctcttctcggatatcacttgcttcatccactgaccagtcacccgccgtccgtgagtccagctgaatcagccggggtgcacctaccctcgtcgtcgggcattctgtcagtggagggagtgggatcccggacgagtccccatttgtgagaaacagaagtaccttcacagaaattgctcgagataaaaattgagaacaaagaacatttattatacaacaatgcaaagttgggtgctttccccttaccctgggaatacacacacacactggggctcacccaacttttttcagttgatttcagtatagaaataccctcccccttacattcttctgcctcctggatgagtttggcattaggcaatctgtctgcctatgtgctgtttctgtgaacttggagtaccagggggtatcctgttggtgtcccatcatgtcattgtccttattcacaaacctgcctttgttgtaattcacaccttccagactctcagggctacaaccttcttatatgcagaacttgctaattctgtctaaggctagaagacccttatcttattcaaactaactttacttcctacattctattatctatccttatcttattcatactggcgaacttgctgattctgtctaaaaggctagaagacccttatcttattcagactaactctacttcctacattctaatatctattcttatcctattcatactggctttattcattacacatatatccatactagtttcctcatctttcatatttttatatcaattttacttatctctcacattgtctttttttttcttttcttcttctttctttggcttggctttgcggacgaagatttatggagggggtaaaaagtccacgtcagctgcaggctcgtttgtggctgaccagtccgatgcgggacaggcagacacgattgcagcggttgcaagggaaaattggttggttggggttgggtgttgggtttttcctcctttgccttttgtcagtgaggtgggctctgcggtcttcttcaaaggaggctgctgcccgccaaactgtgaggcgccaagatgcacggtttgaggcgttatcagcccactggcggtggtcaatgtggcaggcaccaagagatttctttaggcagtccttgtaccttttctttggtgcacctctgtcacggtggccagtggagagctcgccatataatacgatcttgggaaggcgatggtcctccattctggagacgtgacccatccagcgcagctggatcttcagcagcgtggactcgatgctgtcgacctctgccatctcgagtacctcgacgttaggggtgtgagcgctccaatggatgttgaggatggagcggagacaatgctggtggaagcgttctaggagccgtaggtggtgccggtagaggacccatgattcggagccgaacaggagtgtgggtatgacaacggctctgtatacgcttatctttgtgaggtttttcagttggttgtttttccagactcttttgtgtagtcttccaaaggcgctatttgccttggcgagtctgttgtctatctcattgtcgatccttgcatctgatgaaatggtgcagccgagataggtaaactggttgaccgttttgagttttgtgtgcccgatggagatgtgggggggctggtagtcatggtggggagctggctgatggaggacctcagttttcttcaggctgacttccaggccaaacattttggcagtttccgcaaagcaggacgtcaagcgctgaagagctggctctgaatgggcaactaaagcggcatcatctgcaaagagtagttcacggacaagtttctcttgtgtcttggtgtgagcttgcaggcgcctcagattgaagagaatgccttcccaaacaccgaagataaatcttcataaaaaaacTTGATAAAGTTCCACtgaaaacccatcatctcctggtgacttaccattaggcatttccatcataaGGGTCTTAATTTCTAGATCCATGAACAgtgcttccaaatctataatatcctctttacctaatgctggtaactttaatgtcgattttaaaaatcaacagatccattatcctgtttcccctcagatgtatatatttttttataaaatgaataaaactgttcattgatttcctgaggtttataggtaactgttgaattcttttttaacagcattaataacccttaaagtctgctccttctttaattgTCATGCAAGTATTTGATGCGccttctcaccccactcataatatcgttgtttggttctattaagtaaacattcaaatctATGTCTGTTACTTATATCGCAATTTGAATCTAGTCAAAGCTATCTTCTGATCTTCTGTTACTACCTTCTGTCCAATCAAATTGTTAGAAAAAATGTTTACGTCATTCGTCCTGATCGACCAATGATATCCCTTGCCGTAGCCATCCCCTCATTAGCATAGGAGCGTTAACATTGCTTATTCAAACTGAACTCTGAGCAAGTTTTGCTAACTTCTGGGTCCGAAATCGAAGAAAGAAAATGTCTGACGTGAAAAAAGCGCCCAAAAAGGGCGTCAAGAAAGCGGTGTCGAAACAAGTGCCAAAGGCAGCAAAAAGCGCAAGAGATCGAAGAAGGAGTTACTCCATCTACATCTACAAGGTGTTGAAGCAGGTTCACTCCGACACCGGCGTCTCCTCCAAGGCCATGAGCATCTTGAACTCGTTCGTGAGCGATATTTTCGAGCGGATCGCGGGCGAGGCTTCCCGTCTGGCCCATTAGAACAAGAGGTTGACTATCAGCTGCCGGGAGATCCAGACGGCCGTGAGCCTGCTGCTGCCCGGCTAGTTGGACAAGCACGCTGTGTCGGAAGGGACAAAGGCGGTCACCAAGTACACCAGCTCCAAGTAAAGCTCCACAAAGTGCGGGCAAACAAATGGAAAACGGCTCTTTTCAGAGCTACTCACAGTCTCGCTGAAAGAGTTGTTCGAATATTTTGACATGGAATTTGAACATCCTCGTCTCTGGATATTTGTGTTTCGGCAAGCGGCTAATTCCGGGTGTGTTTGACCATGTGGTTCCACTGCCCGATCTCATCCTGGTCTTGCTGTTACATTTCTGCCCGCTACACCGACGCGGAAACTTAACCCTCTCATTCCCATCAGCTTGTCCCGATCTTGAAATACTTCACACACAAACTTTAACATTTGGAGAGTATAAATGTGAGCTTGTTGTTGATGTGTTAACTGCCCTCCCCTGTGTTGTAACAGTGCTGAAtcccatttctacccaagatcaCAATCTGGTCTCGGTCCGTTCACGGATCGACTTTTGACGCTGCAGCCTTTGGTCCGCCTGCAGTTTGTAACTTGATGCGGCTTCCACCAAACCCCGCCACTGTTCTTTTCTATGAATCGGCATCTGTTCCGGTCGGTTGTAAATGTATCGGGTGAAACGGGAGTATGTGTTCACACATTGATCGGGTTTTATTCCTGTTTAAAGTTATTTCCTTGGCgtgcttttcaaatgttattttgcGGACGGTCAGTTAGTTTGGGCGTCTCTCTTGAATGAATCAGTCCGGGCTTTGATTGGCCAATTTCCTCCCTAGTACAAGACGTCGGCCGCTTGAGCACCAATCAAAAGTGGCGCCTGCAGTCGCCCAGGAAGTACGGGTTGGTTGGTGCGGAGAGTTTGGTCCTTTCCAGGAAACTGTAAAATTGTTGAAATGTCTGTCATGGAGAATCGAGAGGAATGGGCTATGGGTAAGGAGGTTTGAAGTGGGCAGCAGAGACAATATCGGAtcaattcaggattgaaggtgaAACATGAGAAGGGCAGAAAGGTTTTAGACACAGACGGCCGCGAGTGACAAATCCACGGAGCGCAAATCCCCCCGCTCTCGAACAGCCGGTGTTCGCCCTGCCACAGACACTGTGAGTGGCTCAGAAAAGAGCCTTTGGGTCTCAGGTCAATGATTCTCCCATTTACTTGCTCTTGGGGTTGCTGGCTCAGCCGGTTTTCTTGGGCAATACCACGCCCTGAGCGATGGTCACCCCTCCCAGCAGCTTGTTGAGCTCCTCGTCGTTGCGGAGGGCCAGCTGCAGGTGTCTGGGGATGATGCGGGTCTTCTTATTGACCCGGGCCGCGTTGCCGGCCAGCTGGAGGATTTCAGCCGTCAGATACTCGGGCACAGCAACCAGATAGACCGGGGCTCCGGCGCCCACCCGCTCAACATATGGACCCTCCGCTTTGAGGGCAGCGGCAGGAGCGGATCTTAAACTGTAGTCTCACCTTTCAGGTAGCAGCCCTGAAGTGCCTCGTAGCGcctccagatctgatggaggCCAGGCGATTGGTGCCCCAGCGCTtcccatcataaatatgtggcattacaatggctgtcttccccatCCATAATCTCCCACGCAATTCTAACTGCGTAGGGGTTTATGAgtagggaagaccgccattaCTATGCCACATTTGGAACCGCAGACAGCGGTGCCGGTGCAGGAGCGGCCACCCGTGCTGCGACatccccccgccggccgcccctacCCCAGTGTCACCCGCCCGAACGCCGTTGGACCGCTGAATTCACCTCCCTGGTTGGGCAGGCTCTGTCAGGaagcggggagttgggtcgtcGGCTGATAAGAGTTatcaccccacccccagccctCTGCCAAATTTTTCTCCCCAAGGAAGATTGATGTCGGCGCCTCGGAGGTGCTTTCGGAGCATTCAGTAAAGATGATTTGGTTTCATTTGACAAGACCCTTTCACACAGTTGCTGTGATTATTTGGTGTTGATAAAAATCCATATTTCCAATATTCAGCACTATATTGTTTAGACTTATATAAGTTCCTTATATAAAAAATCCTGCCAATCACAACAAAGTACCGCAGAAATAACATAAGTAATGCAATCACTAGGGAAAGTCCATGACACAATGATATAAGTACAATTGTGAAACTAAAAAATCAAATACTTCATTTATAGAGTTGTCACCTGCCACCCGGCCTTTAGACATCCTGAGGTTTAAGTGTAAATGATGTATTTTTATTGGATTCATAGTAACTTTCCAGAGAGAGAGACGTATTCACGAGCCTTGTTTGAGAatcatttatttacaacacaCCAACGAAACTATCAGTTTTCGCAAacagttttggggggggggggggggggaaatgggataATCCCTAGATCACAAAGAAAAGTGAGAGTTCTGAAACTGTCACACTTTGTATATAAATGATGCAGCAAAAATACTTAAATCTTTAGAATTCTAGAATTACTGAGCAGTTATAGAGATCAAAGATtgattctaatttaaaattaCGATAATTTCTAGGGTTTAAGTTAGCAGGGCGATTATAGGGCTGCGTTTGTGGCTCTGAATTTTCATCAAGTTTTCATTACATCGATATAGTTATAATGAAAGAAGAAAAGTTTGATGAGACATTAGATTAACCAAAAGAGCAGCTGGTTTATAAGTCAAATTTTAATTGtctgagaggatgagcaaatgtaggttcttgggagtcactatcttggaagatctttcctggaaccaacacaccaatggcatcatgaagaaagcctctacttcacacatgtcaaactctggcccgatataattatatttggcccgcaagatcatttcaaaaatgtattagaggtggcccgctggccgccgtgccagtatagcgcatgcacagtaatacaacaaattccagaatgcattggcgtcagcctgctaatcgcccccacctcctctgtttacgttgcagggtctcaccgtggactctggttttggggcctggccggtgtcaggggaagccaaggccgcttcccagcgcccggaaccggaggcctcgggcctgacctcaccaggaccgttgcccactccccctccctgccgcaggccgatccgcgactcacggtgacggggccgctgatccgccaagatgccgccctgcagcgagagccaatgcccccgcactgtcgttgtccaacccgatcgcccgcaaaccccgccctcccgcacacaggcctgagtaagtactatgaactttaatctcaggataaaacgatcttccaatagtttcatgtcacagtgataaatatattcctggttaaaaatggtcctgcacctggatacaagctcattaggcataaaacttgaaaagtgtgtaaatcaaaggatatctgtaccaatggaaaaagggcatggcaaataaccctgctagagttcatgcccacattcagtcacccatttgattgtttcaggaatcatgttattctcccacattctcaatagccctcagattttactattcgacagcacactagcaacatttgacaaatcctctatagagaaatattatttattgaatattttatttctcatgtgttaatgcttctggaaagagtttatccaaaactattattaaacatttattttaataagaaaaagtttaacattacatatgttgaaagaagagaaaacatgcagatgtggttgaaaattttcaataaatatttacttcggcccttgacttagtccaagtttttaattttggccctccgtgaatttgagtttgacacccctgctctacttcctcaggagtttgcggaggagctagtggagttattcaagtgaaccggtacggacttgaagggccgacatggcctgtttccatgctgtaaacggttatatggttatatgtttaacATAAGAAGTTACAGTTAGACGTAAATACATAACAAATACTATGACGATCGCTGGTAACACATACCCTATATATGTATAACATGTATATGTGCATTCATGAAATGCAACTTAACACTGCCTAATGTTACATgaatataaataaatgaatatattgtgtgcagctgcagaggagaACGACAAAACAAACCATTTCTAGAAAAAGACAAATGTAAAAACCATGTAAAACAAAGCAATGAACAAATGGAAATATTGTGAGGTCCCCCAAATCATAACTATTATATTATAATATAAATGCACATTACAAGACTGTCAATAAATTTCAAGCCTCTAGGTTTATGAGCCTCTTGCAGAAGTGAAAATGCGATTATCACCAGACCTTACGGCATCTGCTGTCTGATCTGGCTTGTGTGTGGTGCGCGTCCTGTCCAGAGCACATCACCAAGTTATAAAGATGTTCAAACcgccccctttttcctcactggCCGCTTGGATCGTTCCACCAGACCCAGTGGCTCCTCCCACTTTGGGAATGATGctctaaactgtactcaagaagaaagatacgTGTAGAAAAGAGAATTATAAAGAAACTGATTGTGTtttgcaggaaaaataatttgtTATAAGTAATATGCATGGTAAAGATTGTTCAGAGGACCTGAATGAGAGTTGTTTAGaattttgatggtggaggggtagcaactgttcctgaacctggtggtgcaagtcttgtagcacctatacttctttccttatggtagcagggagaacagagcatggtgcggatccttgatgatcacacacacaccctacacctCTGAGCCCTTGATAGATTTTGATAACTTCATCCCCACAGGGGACATACCAGATCACTGGGAATTGAATTTgggagttgtgaggtaatgttgcaaatcTATAGATCTCTTTTGAGaccacatttaaaatattgtgttctgctctggttacctcattaaagAAAGGATGTGTAAGCTAtgaagtgggtgcagagaagatttagcagCATGTGCTCTGGACTGGAAAATATGGCCTGAGGCAAGGCGAGCAaagctagggtttttctctttggagcaaagaaggatgaaatgtgacttaataaaggtctacatgattatgagaggcataggtaaaaTTGACATGTAGCACCTTTGTCCCAGTGCAAGAATAATAAAACCAGAGGTCATctatacaaagtaaagggaggtacgtttaggggagacaccaggggtaaGCTTTTTTGTT contains the following coding sequences:
- the LOC138740743 gene encoding histone H2B 1/2-like, with amino-acid sequence MSDVKKAPKKGVKKAVSKQVPKAAKSARDRRRSYSIYIYKVLKQVHSDTGVSSKAMSILNSFVSDIFERIAGEASRLAH